One Carassius auratus strain Wakin chromosome 16, ASM336829v1, whole genome shotgun sequence genomic window carries:
- the LOC113116294 gene encoding macrophage mannose receptor 1, whose amino-acid sequence MVYFLLLVFGLLSFTSSQISHQYHFINIRKNWTEAQRFCREIYTDLATVNNEDEMNSLFKTITDNSYDVYTGLYRGEVFQWHWTLPDSVYNEKTFQDWKENQPYTNNNEGCAAMDTNGKWFSDSCDSQRQFVCFNATKTYVLIEQNKSWREAQEFCRTFHTDLVNVRNSSENQAVKKTAKKDVWIGLFKDPWSWSDLSSSSFRFWNSSQLSNNRRDRDCVTVMVNQTGKWNDVECNTTQPFICHGDLKSQSTTKAATTDTEGGNRSTQPTQILTTGAEQDNLILVLENLTWTEALTYCRKHHVDLVSIHSEELQNRAARKATQASTSHVWLGLHYTCTFNFWFWIKNREAGCYQNWAPGHGPHGYEECELSGAMESTGGHRWVGKPESERLNFICEICTNAF is encoded by the exons ATGGTCTACTTTCTCCTTCTTGTCTTTG gacTTTTGTCCTTCACATCAAGCCAAATATCTCACCAGTATCACTTCATAAATATCAGAAAGAACTGGACTGAGGCTCAGAGATTCTGCCGTGAGATCTACACTGACCTGGCGACTGTGAATAATGAAGATGAGATGAACAGCTTGTTCAAAACCATAACTGATAATTCATATGATGTGTATACTGGACTTTATAGAGGTGAAGTGTTCCAGTGGCACTGGACCCTGCCAGACAGTGTGTACAACGAAAAGACATTCCAAGACTGGAAAGAAAATCAaccatatacaaataataatgaggGCTGTGCTGCAATGGACACCAATGGGAAATGGTTTAGTGATAGCTGTGATTCACAAAGACAATTTGTCTGCTTtaatg CCACTAAAACGTATGTCCTGATTGAGCAGAACAAATCCTGGAGGGAGGCCCAAGAATTTTGCAGAACTTTTCACACAGATCTAGTGAATGTCAGAAACTCCTCAGAGAATCAAGCTGTCAAGAAGACTGCAAAAAAAGATGTATGGATTGGACTATTTAAAGACCCTTGGTCGTGGTCGGATCTGAGCAGCTCTTCTTTCCGTTTCTGGAATTCAAGTCAGTTAAGTAACAACAGAAGAGACCGTGACTGTGTTACAGTGATGGTGAACCAAACAGGGAAATGGAATGACGTTGAGTGTAACACCACtcagcctttcatctgtcatggTG ATCTGAAATCTCAATCAACTACTAAAGCAG CTACTACTGATACTGAGGGGGGAAACAGAAGCACACAACCAACACAAATACTCACTACAGGTGCAGAGCAAG ATAACCTGATTCTGGTGCTTGAGAACCTGACGTGGACCGAAGCTCTGACTTACTGTAGAAAGCACCACGTGGACCTGGTCTCCATTCACAGTGAGGAGCTTCAGAACAGGGCAGCAAGAAAAGCCACCCAGGCTTCCACTTCTCATGTATGGCTGGGTCTCCATTACACCTGCACCTTCAACTTCTGGTTCTGGATAAAGAACAGAGAAGCGGGCTGCTACCAGAACTGGGCGCCTGGTCATGGGCCACATGGTTATGAGGAGTGTGAGTTGTCAGGAGCTATGGAGTCCACTGGAGGGCACCGTTGGGTTGGGAAGCCAGAGAGTGAAAGACTCAATTTCATCTGCGAAATATGTACTAATGCATTTTAG
- the LOC113116295 gene encoding uncharacterized protein LOC113116295 encodes MDSAILKSTQSLSTAEEMRNQTKLIMQPYANWEEYLTPAPLSIAILGELVFISSSTDFSINKNPPKDGYKFIKYPDSFRACLMQVCNSGWWAFNEAHKNMDQIRLYTAQVPDYMKTAVKILFQGNDEVVKAHLPDQLKNIQDIADECLELSNAAEKRFTDVINIIQELLEACVNAEHFYGEELEAVKKKLEESKLREQSAEETKKRTKKAVSTMEKELDQAHESYNAALKSLPDGWEMIGMDVVGGISQSVTVLVNGLINYATQSSIMMPLPAAALGDTASHIKVQERARDVVRQEMARYDMRQERPIDVVAEINAYSKSAEILNCAQTIQQLMNVNSTVDDIDWINLYDQKNKTTKTDFIAKQFERINETLKKISDCPAKTEAQMLCKDGIEICNQLVKYAADGKCDKSTDIINKVLGLVKLAHSFDSKSKAITNSPGIFPKPPMMHKEENKVDRESILQKATENARFSVEQTRAQLNKTRETYEKCLENLEKNQKELTEILVTMRNCELKEIDFNTTIKMLVKGMDAMGRVKEQWEKMVHFFQMVSNIVKTSLSKTLTNFVSTSEKTQALSYNAKLFSKDLLYTQAFQASNIASLVHMISATYTDVSNKYLMDRVSSLGKLMAMDTSKPEFKHERNQLQNSCDEAQKGILKLVLKNKNEYDKKSTARLERIDRELLAILPAAPPEEIKSIQEAVQAGFNEEEKEAEQYY; translated from the coding sequence ATGGATTCTGCAATCTTAAAATCTACTCAAAGTCTTTCTACTGCTGAGGAAATGAGGAACCAAACCAAACTTATAATGCAGCCTTATGCCAACTGGGAAGAGTATCTGACTCCAGCACCTCTATCCATAGCCATCCTGGGAGAGTTGGTATTCATCTCGTCCTCAACAGATTTCTCTATCAATAAAAATCCCCCAAAAGATGGCTATAAATTCATCAAATACCCTGATTCCTTTCGTGCTTGCCTCATGCAAGTGTGTAACTCTGGCTGGTGGGCATTTAATGAAGCCCATAAGAACATGGATCAGATTCGCCTCTATACTGCCCAAGTTCCAGATTACATGAAAACTGCTGTGAAGATTCTGTTCCAAGGCAATGATGAAGTTGTTAAAGCTCATCTTCCTGATCAGTTGAAAAATATCCAAGACATTGCAGATGAATGTCTTGAGTTGTCTAATGCAGCTGAAAAACGTTTCACTGATGTCATCAATATCATTCAAGAGCTGCTGGAAGCATGTGTGAATGCAGAGCACTTTTATGGGGAAGAGTTGGAAGCAGTTAAGAAGAAGCTGGAAGAGAGCAAACTGAGGGAGCAGTCAGCTGAAGAGACCAAGAAAAGAACTAAGAAGGCAGTGAGTACCATGGAGAAGGAACTAGATCAGGCTCATGAGAGCTACAATGCAGCTCTCAAATCTCTACCTGATGGTTGGGAAATGATTGGCATGGATGTTGTGGGTGGGATATCACAGAGTGTTACAGTCCTGGTTAATGGTCTGATAAACTATGCTACTCAGTCATCAATAATGATGCCTTTACCAGCAGCTGCTCTTGGAGACACTGCAAGCCACATTAAAGTTCAGGAAAGGGCAAGAGATGTGGTAAGGCAGGAAATGGCAAGATATGATATGAGGCAGGAAAGGCCAATAGATGTGGTAGCTGAAATAAACGCATATAGCAAGTCAGCTGAAATTTTAAACTGTGCACAGACTATCCAGCAATTAATGAATGTGAATAGTACAGTTGATGACATTGACTGGATAAATCTGTATGATCAGAAGAACAAAACTACAAAGACAGATTTCATAGCAAAACAGTTTGAAAGAATCAACGAAACTTTAAAGAAAATCTCTGACTGCCCGGCAAAGACAGAAGCTCAGATGTTATGCAAAGATGGTATAGAAATATGCAACCAGCTTGTAAAATATGCCGCAGATGGCAAATGTGACAAAAGCACTGACATAATAAACAAGGTCTTGGGTCTGGTCAAGTTAGCTCATAGTTTTGATAGCAAAAGCAAAGCCATCACAAATTCTCCAGGCATTTTCCCAAAACCACCAATGATGCATAAAGAAGAAAACAAAGTAGATAGAGAAAGTATCTTACAGAAGGCCACAGAGAATGCACGATTCTCTGTAGAGCAGACCCGAGCTCAGCTAAACAAGACAAGAGAAACTTATGAAAAGTGTTTGGAGAACCTAGAGAAGAACCAGAAGGAACTAACTGAAATCCTGGTCACTATGAGAAATTGTGAACTGAAAGAGATCGACTTCAATACTACCATAAAGATGCTGGTCAAAGGAATGGATGCCATGGGGAGAGTGAAGGAACAATGGGAGAAGATGGTTCACTTCTTTCAGATGGTTTCCAACATTGTGAAAACCAGCCTGAGCAAAACTCTCACAAACTTTGTCTCAACATCAGAGAAAACACAAGCCCTCTCCTACAATGCAAAGCTCTTCTCAAAAGATCTGCTGTACACTCAAGCCTTCCAAGCCAGTAACATTGCTAGTCTGGTCCATATGATCTCTGCAACGTACACAGATGTTTCCAACAAGTACCTGATGGACCGCGTCAGTTCACTGGGCAAACTAATGGCCATGGATACAAGTAAGCCAGAATTCAAGCATGAGCGAAACCAGCTCCAGAACAGCTGTGATGAGGCACAGAAAGGCATCTTAAAGCTTGTCCTGAAGAATAAAAATGAGTATGACAAGAAGAGCACCGCAAGACTAGAAAGGATTGATCGAGAATTGCTTGCAATTCTACCTGCTGCTCCTCCAGAAGAAATCAAAAGCATTCAAGAGGCTGTTCAAGCTGGATTCAATGAGGAAGAAAAAGAAGCAGAACAGTACTATTAA
- the LOC113116835 gene encoding C-type mannose receptor 2-like, translating into MDNNWKWFNDDCDSQKQFVCFNASKKYILIEKNSSWKEAQEYCRTFHTDLANVRTCTNNTVGDVWIGLFKDFWSWSDQSNISFRFWNFSLLKPIERLHNCTVVMVNQTGRWNDVQCNTTLPFICHGDLKPTTKPAPTTRQNPNSSLKSVPGSATTQYKLLQNTTKVENTSSQTIQILTTGAEQGE; encoded by the exons ATGGACAACAATTGGAAATGGTTTAATGATGACTGTGACTCCCAAAAACAATTTGTATGCTTTAATG CCAGTAAAAAGTATATCCTGATTGAGAAGAACAGTTCCTGGAAGGAGGCCCAAGAATATTGCAGAACATTCCACACAGATTTAGCCAATGTCAGAACCTGCACAAACAATACTGTTGGTGACGTATGGATTGGACTATTTAAGGACTTCTGGTCGTGGTCAGATCAGAGCAACATTTCATTTCGTTTCTGGAATTTCAGCCTGCTGAAGCCAATTGAAAGACTCCACAACTGTACTGTAGTGATGGTGAACCAAACAGGGAGATGGAATGATGTTCAGTGTAACACCACTCTGCCCTTCATCTGTCATGGTG ATCTTAAACCAACCACTAAACCAGCACCAACAACCAGACAGAATCCAAATTCATctctcaaat CTGTTCCTGGATCAGCAACAACTCAGTACAAACTACTTCAAAATACAACCAAGGTGGAAAATACAAGCAGTCAGACAATACAAATACTCACTACAGGTGCAGAGCAAGGTGAGTGA